Within Aliivibrio fischeri, the genomic segment TTAATGATGTAGGCCATTTCTTTATATGATGCTATAAATCAAACTTAATTAAAAAGTCCTTTAAGTAATTTATTTGCCGCATCTTTTACTTTTTCATCTTTAATCTTATCGCCATATTTTTCTTCTAGCTTCTCAATACCACGATCAATTTCTTTTTGTGCTTTTTGTTTCATCACATCATCGAATTCAAGTTTATATTTAGGGTTTGTCCAAGATCCCGTTACTCGAATTGGTATCGTCACATCTTTTAGATCGTCAATATCCTTACCGCCCTGCCCCTTTAATGTGCCCACAATAGACGTTTTAATCAGCATATTTGCTGTTTCATTCACATAATGTGCAGAACCTTCACCATGAATTCGAAGTAAAGGAGAGACCATCTTGATATTTTTAGTTGTTGCATTACCGTTTGCTAGATAAAAGTCAGCAGTAAGGGCACTAAAATCTGTTTTTTCAGCTTCTTCGCTTCCTTTAACTTTTCACCTTTAACCTTTGCATAAGTCGTACGGATTAATAACGGAATGTTAATACCATTTACAGCACCATCAGCAAAGTTAATCGAAACTTTCCTTTAAGGTTCTGCTTAAGTGCTGTTGGTTTTAAACTTTTCCCTGATGCATTAATCGCTATATTACCTGTACCTTCTACAAGACTTTCACCCATAACATCGGTTAATAAAGGGGCAACTTTTACTCCTTTAATCGTCTGTTTAACACTATAAGTCGGTACTGATTTTCGAGCATCAAGTGTTGCTGTCATATCAATTCCACCACTGTATAAATCAGAATGAAATTTCGTTAATTTCAGTACACCACGATTAACAGAGAACACAGACGTCACATTCTGCATTTTTGCGTTATTAGCTTTAAATTTATCAATAATGATTGAACCCGCAACATCTAATGTTTTCAATGCACTTAAGTCAGGTTCCACTTCTTTTACTGGTGTAGATGACGCTTTTGTTGATGTCGTTGAATCTACTGTTTTAGATGACTCATCTTTTGGTAACGTTGCTAGTAAAGCATCAACATCAATACTTGGGCTACGTAGATCAAAGCGAACTTTAGGAATATCATTTAATTGAACGCTTAGCTTACCAGTAAAATCGGTATCGACCGCTGATAAAGCAAGCTTGTCTATCTTCAAGAACGATTTGTTTAGATCAAAGGAACTATTAAATCCAATAACAGCAGTCACATCTTCATTTGGAATGCCTTTTCCCTTCACATTGTTAGTACTTGTGAATTCCTTGATTTTAATTAGGTCTAACGCTTTTGGTACATAAAGAGCAAATGTTGAATTCGAATTAACCTCTAAATTATTTGCTTTACCTTTTGCTTTTAAAACTAAATTAGCCCATTTATCAAAAGAAAATTGATCAATAGTAAAGGTAATATCATTAAATTTATTTACGGCATCTGCATACGATGCATTAAATTCAACATTCTTAAATGAAGCATCATCTAGCGTTTCAGCTATATTAAGCTCTGTTTTCCCTTTTAGTGCGACTTTTTGCTTACCTAAGTCCCCTTTTAAATCAAAATTTAATTCGGCCCACTGCCCTGGAATGAACTGTGAAAGGGATAAATTCATATCACTAAAGTGAATTTTTGAACCTGCTTTATCATCTTGGATAAGCACTTCAGCATTAGTTAAAGCAATACCTTGTAAAGAGACTTTCCAACCATTGAACTCTGTACTTGTTGCTGATGATGCTTCTGGATTAACGTCAGTCTCTTCTGCTGGAGCCGTTGGATTATTATTTTCTACTGTTGATGTTTCTTTTTTAGCGACAAGACCATCTAAATTAGTAACTCCATTTTTTAATGTGTGTAACGTAAATGAAGCACCATCTAACGTGATAAGACCAATACTGACTTCCTGTTGAAATAACGGGCGTACATTAAGATCAAGTATTGCATTATCAAATGACACTAAATTAGGCTCAACAAACCCTTCAGGGTTACTTAATGCCATTTTTCCGATCGAAAAGCCTATTGATGGAAAAAAGCGCCATTCAATATCACCATCTATCGTTAATTGACGACCAGTTTGAGCTTCAACTTGCTCTGTGATTAACGGTTTAAATTCATTAGGGTTAACAAGTAACACTAATACCAATACAGCACCGATTACTGCAATAAACGGTATACTAATTAATAGGGCTATTTTCTTCACGGCCAAAATCCATCTAATTGTTCTTAAATAGTAACGATAGTGTTAAGTATGCCATCAGTTAAGCATAATAAACATGAGCTTATCGATAGTTATATATTGGAGTATAGCGAAATTATACGATATGAGACAAAAAAAAGGCCGACATAATTGTCGGCCCTTTTAAAGATAAATTTCTTACGCTTTTAATAAGCGTGAGATATGTGCTTTTAGTACATCAATCGCAATGCGGTTTTTACCACCACGTGGAACGATAATGTCAGCGTGCTGTTTTGATGGGTCAATAAATTGCATGAACATTGGACGTACTGTTTTTTGGTATTGCTCAAAAACAGATTCCATTGTACGGCCACGCTCTTCGACATCACGTCGAGCACGACGTAATAGGCAGATATCTAAAGGAGTATCCATAAATACACTTGCATGCATTAAATTACGTAAACGTGGATCTGTTAGTAATAAAATACCTTCAAGAATAATTACTTTCTTTGGAGTCATTACATCAACTTCAGAAGTACGAGTATGCTCTGTATAGCTGTAAGTTGGAATATTAACCGCTTCACCACGCATAAGTTGCTCTAAATGCTCACAAAGCAATTCATGATCCAATGCATTTGGGTGATCGTAATTTGTTTTGACTCTTTCTTCCATGGTCAGGTGGCTTTGGTCCTTGTAGTAACTGTCTTCAGTTATTACACCAATCTGATGATCGCCAACTTTTGCTCGTAGTTCATTATAAATTGTTGAAGCAATCAAGCTTTTACCTGAAGCTGATGCGCCTGCAATACCTACGATAATACAGTGATGATTACTGTTCTCTGACATAAAAGATACCTAAAAGTGTGCGATATACGGATATTTAATAAAACCGCCTGATTATAGGGATTACTAGTGATACTTTCCAGCTCAAATTTCACTTAAGTGTGATCCTACAATGACTTGAACATTATTTGGTCAGGAATCACCTCTCCTTGCCAGTATAGTCGACTTGATACTTGTTCTGCCAAGTTAATATACAATTTACTGTGAGGACTTATTGGATTAATAGCCACGCTAGGCGTCCCAGAATCCGTTTCACTTCGTATATCGATATGTAATGGTAATTGAGATAATAATGGATCGAGTAACGTTGAGCCATAGTTAATGCGCCACCAGTTCCAAAAATCGCTTCTTGATGCCCACAATTAGAGCAAATATGAATACTCATGTTTTCGACCACACCAATAACAGGCACATCTACTTTCGTAAACATATTCACACCTTTAATCGCATCAGTTAATGCTAGATCTTGTGGTGTCGTAACAATTACAGCTCCTGTCGTCGGCACTTGTTGAGACAATGTAAGTTGAATATCACCAGTACCTGGTGGCATATCAATAATAAGATAATCCAAATCTGGCCACCATGTTTCATTAAGAAGCTGAGATAAAGCTTTAGATGCCATAGGGCCGCGCCACACTGCCGCTTCGCCTTTTTCGACTAAGTAACCAATTGAATTACTGTATAGTCCATGCGCCTCGATTGGCATCATTCTATTATTATCAACAATCGCTGGTTTCTTATCTTCAACACCCAGCATCAAAGGTACAGAAGGACCGTATATATCTGCATCCAATATACCAACACGTGCACCTAAATGGTGTAGAGCTAATGCTAAATTCACAGCCGTCGTTGATTTACCGACTCCACCTTTACCTGAACTCACCGCAATGATATTTTTTACGCCTTTAACTGCTGGCTGATTTGTTTTTAAAGACGAGGTTTTAGATGAGACGGATACAGAGAGATCGGGCAACGCCAACTCAAGTTTTTGTCCTTCTAACCAGTGGTTAAAATCAGTTTGTAGGCTCTTTGATACAAAAGGAAAAACAACATTAATATTTCCTGTAGCTTCAATCGATACCACATTTGAAATATCAGCCCAACCTTCACAAAGTTGCGAATGCGTAAACGTATTTAACCAATTTTTAATCTCTACCATCGTTTGAAATGCCATCTTCAATGCTCCACGGTTATTTTTACTCATCCTATCACTAATTGAACCATTGATCCTCTATGCTTTCTAACTTGGTTCAGGTACTATTTATCTCTTAAATTTTCACCCATCACATTAAGCGAAAGAGAAGATATGGCTACAGATCCAAGAAAAATTCTGGTTACATGTGCCCTACCGTATGCAAACGGTTCCATCCACTTAGGCCACATGCTTGAGCATATCCAAGCGGATATCTGGGTTCGTTACCAACGTTTACGCGGCAACGACGTTAACTTTATTTGTGCAGATGATGCTCACGGCACACCAATCATGCTTAAAGCTCAACAGATGGGTATTTCTCCAGAAGAAATGATCGCAGCCGTTAGCGAAGAGCACCAAAAAGATTTCGCTGGCTTTGATATCAGCTTTGATAACTATCACAGCACGCACAGTGATGAAAACCGCGAATTAGCTTCTCACATCTACCTTGAGCTAAAGAAAAACGGCTTTATTACAAGTCGCACAATTTCTCAGCTGTTCGATCCAGAAAAAGAGATGTTCTTACCTGATCGTTTCGTAAAAGGTACTTGTCCTAAATGTAAAGCAGAAGACCAATACGGTGATAACTGCGACAACTGTGGCGAAACATACAGCCCAACAGATTTAATTAATCCAAAATCAGCAGTTTCTGGTGCGACTCCAGTAATGAAAGATTCTGAGCATTTCTTCTTTGACCTGCCTCAGTTTGAAAGCATGCTTAAAGAGTGGACTCGTTCTGGTTCTCTACAATCAGAAACAGCAAACAAGATGCAAGAGTGGTTTGAATCAGGCCTACAGCAATGGGATATCTCTCGTGATGCACCATACTTTGGCTTTGAGATCCCAGGCGAAACGAATAAATTCTTCTACGTTTGGCTAGATGCTCCGATTGGTTATATGGGCTCATTCAAAAACCTATGTAATAAGCGTGACGATTTAAACTTTGATGAATACTGGAAGAAAGACAGTACAACAGAGCTTTATCATTTCATTGGTAAAGACATTGTTTACTTCCACAGCCTATTCTGGCCTGCAATGCTTGATGGCGCAGGTTTCCGTAAGCCAAATAACGTATTCGTTCACGGTTACGTAACGGTTAACGGTGCGAAAATGTCTAAATCTAAAGGCACTTTCATTAAAGCTGGTACTTACTTAAATCACTTAGATCCTGAGTGTCTACGTTACTACTATGCAGCGAAACTAAACAGCCGTATTGATGATCTTGATTTAAACCTTGAAGATTTCACTCAACGTGTAAACTCTGATGTAGTTAACAAGATTGTTAACTTAGCTTCTCGTAACGCTGGTTTCATTACTAAACGCTTTGATGGCAAACTTGCAGATAACTTTGCAGAGCCTGAGCTTTACAATGAATTTATTGCGGCTGCAGATCGTATTGCTGAGCTATATGAAACTCGTGAATTTGGTCGTGCTATCCGTGAAATTACAGCACTAGCTGATAAAGCAAACCAATACATTGATGAGAAAGCACCTTGGGTTCTTGCAAAAGAAGAAGGTAAAGAACAAGAACTACAAGAAGTGTCTTCTGTAGGCATTAACTTGTTCCGTGTATTAATGGCTTACTTAAAACCTGTAATGCCAGAACTTGCAGCTCGTACTGAAGCGTTCTTAAATGAAACACTAACGTGGGAAGGCGTTGCACAACCACTAGTTGCTCATGAGATCACTAAGTTTAAAGCATTATTCGCGCGTATTGATCCTAAGAAAGTTGAAGCTATGATTGAAGCGTCTAAAGAAGACGCAGCAATCGAAATGGCAGCAAAAGAAAAGGCAGAAGCGGAAAAAGAAAAAGCAAGTCAAACTGAGCTAGATAAAGATCCAATCGCAGATGAGATTGAGTTCGATGCATTCGAAGCGGTTGATATGCGTATTGCACGTATTATCTCTTGTGAGGAAGTACCAAAGGCAAACAAACTGCTTAAATTCCAACTAGACATCGGTGGCGAAACTCGTCAAGTATTCTCTGGTATTAAATCAGCATACAAACCTGAAGAGCTAGAAGGCAAACTAACTGTTATGGTTGCCAACCTAAAACCTCGTAAAATGAAGTTTGGTATGTCTGAAGGTATGATCCTAGCTGCAGGCCCTGGTGGTAAAGAGCTTTGGATTTTAGAACCACACGAAGGCGCTCAACCTGGTATGCGTGTAATGTAATTCTTCTTTTTAGAAGATAATACCAATCGTAGTAAATCACTTACTTACTGTGATTGGTATAACTTACAAACAAAAATAGAGACCAAATGGTCTCTATTTTTTTATGTATTAATGATATTACCCGTTATAAAACTGAAGCGAGAGAAAGATTAATCTCATTAAGGACCTGTGATGGATTCTCCGCTTGTGTAATCGGACGACCTATAACTAGGTAGTCAGAACCTGCTGTAATCGCATCTACTGGCGTCATAATACGCTTTTGGTCACCAACATCAGCACCTACTGGACGAATTCCTGGTGTTACTAGCTGGAACTCTTTACCTAAATCAGCTTTTAGCATTGATGCCTCTTGAGCTGAACATACGACACCATCTAAACCGCTGTTTTTCGTTAATGCTGCTAAACGTTTTACTTGTTCTTGTGGTGCAATGTCTAAACCAATGCCAGCTAAGTCTTGCTGCTCCATGCTCGTTAACACCGTCACACCAATTAATAATGGACGGTCACTACCATAAGGTTCTAATATTTCACGCGAGGCACTCATCATACGCTCACCACCACTCGCATGAACGTTAACCATCCATACACCCATTTCTGCTGCCGCTCTTACCGCTTTTGAACAGGTATTTGGAATATCATGAAACTTTAAATCTAGAAAAACAGAAAAACCACGTTTATGAAGTTCTTTAACAAACTCAGGGCCAAATAAAGTAAACATCTCTTTGCCTACTTTTAAACGACATGAACTTGGATCAATTTTATCAACAAACGTTAACGCATCTGCTTGATTATCATAATCCAGTGCCACGATCACCTTTTGGTCTTTCATTTTCTCTCCTTTAAAAATTTATACCAATCTCATCAATTCATCATGAGGATTAGTCGTACTCACGGTCTTTTCTTACATTCAAAAAAAGAGGCACTCAGAGCGCCTCTTCAATTATTCACCATCTAAGCCTCTAATAGGCTTAATCACTCCCCATCCTTTACAAGATGGACATTGCCAAAACAATCGATGAGCAGAGAAACCACACTTACTGCAGCGGTAATTAGGTTTCATTTTCAATTGCTCGCCTACTAGGGTTTGCAAACTAGTTAAACTGGCTTTCGCCCTACCATCTTCAGCTTCATCGGTATGGTAGCCCATCAGACGATAAAAGCCCTTCATTGTCGGGTTCTTAAGAAGCTGTTTAGTCATATACCCTTGTGCTAAAGCGACACCTTCATGCTTGGCAATCAAATTTGAAAGCATCAATTCCGCACTAGCACCTGCTCCTTTTGAAATAGCTTCTTTTAAAAATTGAAGTAATGCGCCTTCTCTGTCTAGTTTTTCATAACATTCAGCAAGCAATGGTAATGCTTCACTGACAAAATCAATGTCTTGATCCAGTACTGACTCAAGGTGAGCAAGAGCACTTTTATAATTCTCTTCCTCCATAAGAAGTTTCGCCATCATAATAGAGGCTCGTACACATTGATTATCAGAAGATAAGGCTTTTTTAAGATTCTGTTTTGCTTTATTCAAATTCTCATCTGCAAGCTCTTGCATTGCGAGTTCACAATAATAGTGAGCAATATCAAGCTTGAGTTTTTTACGCCCCATACGAACCAAACTATTCGCAAATTGAATCGCTTGCTCCCACTCTCGAGTCTGTTGATGAATAGCAACTAATTGCAGTAAAGCGGCTTCTCTGTGATCAGGCTCTTCAAGCAGCTGCTCAAATATTTTTTCAGCACGATCAAGAATACCTGAGACCATATAATCTTTTGCTAACTGCTGTAAGGCTATATTTCGTTGGTCTATCGTAAGGTTCGGACGTGCGATGAGGTTTTGATGAATTTTGATGGCGCGATCGACTTCACCTCTTCGTCTAAAAAGATTACCTAATGCAAGGTGGGTGTCTATGGTATCGCTATCTACTTGAAGTAATTCTATGAAATGATCGACTGCTTTATCTGATTGATCAGACAGCAATAGATTCAAACCCGCCACGTATTGACGTGACAGGTGATTCGTTTCTTTTTGGCGTTGTTGTCTCGCACTCCTATTACCCATATACCAGCCATAACCGGCAGCAATAGGTAATAATAGGAATAGCAGTTCTAACATTCAGTCACTACCCTTTCGTTGACTCAATTCGCAACTTATCAAGCTCAGCCGTTTTTTTATCTAAGCGTTTGCGAAGGCGGCGTTGAGTCATGCTCGCTTTTAGATACATGCTGCCACAAATTAACCAGCCTAAACCAAAGCCAGTTGCAAAGAAAATACCCAATAATGTGGACAGTTGAAAATCACCTTGAGCTAACAGGTAATTAAAATTAACAATAGCTTGATTCTGTGCACCAATAGCCAGTGAGATCAAAAATAAAACAAGTAATAAAATGGCAACGATAATTTTCACTGGTATTCCCTCCAGTTAATTGAGTATCTAAAAGTTTTTATTTTACAGCTCTAAAGATACACCTAAATGCATTGAAAATGAACATAAAAAAACGGCATACTCAAAAGTATGCCGTTTTTGTATGCCAATTAGCATTAGCTATAATTCACACGTTCACGCAGTTCTTTACCTGGTTTAAAGTGTGGAACGAACTTACCGTCCAGCTCTACCTTATCACCAGTTTTAGGATTACGACCTAAACGTGGCTCTCGATAGTGTAGAGAAAAACTACCAAAACCACGAATCTCTATACGATCACCGCCTTCTAGCGTTGTTGCCATCTGCTCAAGGATTTCCTTGACTGTATCTTCCACCTGCTTAGCAGAAAGTTGAGGCTTTTTACTACACAGTTGTTCAATCAGTTCAGATTTTGTCATAAATGACCTCTCTTACGTTATCGAAAGAAAAGGGAGCAATGTTGCTCCCTTCTAATTTACTTATTCGCCTTTAGCTGCTTTGAAAGCGTCAGCCATTGCGTTACCGAAACCACCGTCTTCAGACTTAGTGTTCAGTGAAGCCATTGCTTCTTGCTCGTCAGCTTCATCTTTAGCTTTGATAGATAGGTTAACTACGCGGTTCTTACGGTCTACACCAGTGAACTTCGCTTCAACGCTATCGCCAACGCTTAGGATTAGAGATGCATCTTCAACACGGTCACGAGATAGCTCAGAAGTACGGATGTAACCTTCTACGCTGTCTGCAAGAGTGATTGTAGCGCCTTTAGCGTCAACAGCTGAAACAGTACCGTTTACTAGAGTACCTTTCTTGTTGTCTGCTAGGTAGTTGTTAAATGGGTCTTCTTCCATTTGTTTAACACCTAGAGAAATACGCTCACGCTCTGCATCTACTGCTAGAACAACAGCAGAGATTTCGTCGCCTTTCTTGTACTCACGTACCGCGTCTTCACCTGTAGCATTCCAAGAAATGTCAGATAGGTGAACTAGACCGTCGATGCCGCCGTCAAGACCGATGAAGATACCAAAGTCAGTGATAGATTTGATCTTACCAGTAACTTTGTCGCCTTTAGCTTGCGCTTCAGCGAATGTCTGCCATGGGTTAGCTTTACATTGTTTTAGACCTAGAGAGATACGACGACGTTCTTCGTCAATCTCAAGAACCATAACCTCAACTTCGTCGCCTACATTAACAACTTTAGAAGGGTGGATGTTCTTGTTAGTCCAATCCATTTCAGAAACGTGTACTAGACCTTCAACGCCTTCTTCGATTTCAACGAAGCAGCCGTAGTCAGTTAGGTTAGTAACACGACCAGAAAGCTTGTGACCTTCTGGGTAACGCTTAGCGATAGCTACCCATGGATCTTCGCCTAGTTGCTTAAGACCTAGAGAAACACGAGTGCGCTCACGATCGAACTTAAGAACTTTAACGTTGATCTCGTCACCAACATTTACGATCTCAGATGGGTGTTTAACACGTTTCCAAGCCATATCTGTGATGTGTAGTAGACCGTCTACGCCACCTAGGTCAACGAATGCACCGTAGTCAGTAAGGTTCTTAACGATACCTTTAACTTCCATGCCTTCTTGTAGAGAAGCAAGTAGCTCATCACGTTCAACACTGTTTTCAGATTCGATAACAGCACGACGTGAAACAACAACGTTGTTACGTTTTTGGTCAAGCTTGATTACTTTGAACTCTAGCTCTTTGCCTTCAAGGTGAAGAGTGTCACGTACTGGACGTACATCAACAAGAGAACCAGGTAGGAATGCACGGATACCGTTAAGTTCAACTGTGAAGCCGCCTTTAACTTTACCGTTGATAACACCCATAACTGTTTCAGCATCTTCGTATGCTTTTTCAAGTTGGATCCACGCTTCGTGACGCTTCGCTTTCTCACGAGAAAGTTGAGTTTCACCGAAACCGTCTTCAACAGCGTCAAGAGCAACGTCTACTTCAGAACCAACTTCAACTTCAAGTTCGCCAGCAGCGTTCTTGAATTGTTCAGCTGGGATAGCTGCTTCAGACTTAAGGCCAGCGTCAACAAGAACGAAACCGTTCTCGATAGCTACTACAGTACCTTTAACGATGCTGCCTTGTTGGAATTCAGTTTCATTTAGAAACTCTTCAAAGAGTTGAGCAAAAGATTCAGTCATTATTTGATCTTCAAATTTAAACGTCCATGGGTATCCTACCGCATGGGGTTGATAGTAAGGTTAGTTATCATCCTTGCAACTAACTAAGTTTAATATTATAGCTTAGATTCAATAAAAGTAATGGCTTGCGCGACAACTTCATCAATATTCATTGACGTTGAATCTAAAACTAAAGCGTCTTCCGCAGGACGTAATGGTGCGACAGCGCGATTGCGATCTCGATCATCACGTTCTTGAATTTCGCTTAAAAGACGGTCAAATTTAACATCTAACCCTTCTGTTGCAACTGCTTCATTCGGCGATTCGCACGTTCTTCAGCACTTGCATCTAAAAATATCTTAACTTCAGCGTTAGGGAACACAACCGTTCCCATATCTCGACCATCAGCAATCAAGCCAGGTTGAGCAGAAAATGCACGCTGGCGACGTAATAACGCTTCACGAACTTGAGGTAACGCCGCTACTTTCGATGCAGCCATGCCAGTTTCTTCTTTACGAAGCTCTGCAGATACGTCTTCACCTTCAAGGATTACTTTAACCAATTCACCTTCAGCTTTGAATTGCACATCCAAATTAGCAGCTAAAGGAACAAGTGCATCTTCTGAATTAAGATCAACACCATGGTGAATAGCAGCCAATGCTAGCACTCGGTAAATAGCGCCAGAGTCTAATAAATTATAACCTAGCTTTTCTGCAAGTAACATGCACAGCGTGCCTTTACCTGCTCCACTTGGACCATCAACAGTAACGACTGGTGAATGAGTAGTCATGGAGTTCTCCAATTAATTATTGTGATTGGTTTCTACGGGCAGCATTATACCCAAGTAAGATTATTTATATACTCTTGATTATGAAAAACTAAAAAAGCTCTGAATTTTGATACAGAGCTTTCATTGAATAGTAAGGTAATAATTTAAAATACAATAAATTAGCAGCTTAATTCTTTTAATTTATCAAAATAATCAGGGAATGTTTTCGATGTACAACCTGGATCATTAATCGTTACAGGAGTATCACTCAATGCAACTAAAGAAAAACACATCGCCATGCGGTGGTCATCATAAGTGTCAATCGATGCATGCTGTAATGAAGCAGGCGGTGTAATTGTAATATAATCTTCCCCTTCCTCCACTACTGCACCCACTTTTCTTAACTCGGTTGCCATCGCAGCCAAACGATCAGTTTCTTTTACACGCCAATTGTATACGTTACGAATCGAGGTCGTTCCTTTTGCAAATAATGCAGTGGTTGCAATTGTCATTGCAGCATCAGGAATATGGTTGAAATCCATATCAATGGCATTAAGTTCACCTTTACGAGCGATAACATAATCATCGCCCCATTCAATTTCAGTCCCCATTGCAGCTAATGCATCTGCAAATTGAACATCGCCTTGAATACTCTTTTTACCAATACCCGTTACTTTTACTTCTCCACCCTTAATTGCAGCGGCAGCAAGAAAATATGATGCCGATGAAGCATCACCTTCTACAAGAAAATCCCCAGGAGCTACATAAGTTTGATTCGCAGGAACGACAAACGTTTGATAGTTCTGATTCTCAATTTTTACACCAAATGTTGCCATGATATCTAATGTGATATCAATGTATGGTTTTGATACTAAATCACCAACAATCTTAATCGTTGTTTCTTGTGTAGATAATGGCGCTGCCATTAAAAATGCAGTAAGAAATTGGCTAGAAATCGAGCCATCAATTTCCACTGTTCCACCATGTAGGCCAGTACCTTTAATTTTCAGCGGTGGATAATTTTCATTTTCTAAATATTCTACATCTGCTCCAGCAGCTTTAAGAGCAGTTACAAGGTGACCGATTGGGCGCTCTTTCATGCGAGGTTCGCCTGTTAGAACAAACTCACCTTGGCCTAAACATAGTGCCGCAGCCAATGGGCGCATCGCCGTTCCAGCATTACCTAAAAAAAGCTCTAATGCTTCATTAGGTTCAAACGCTCGTCCTAATCCTGTTACTTCACATTCTGTTTTATCTGCTGATAATTTATATTCAACGCCCAATGCTTTAAGTGCATTCAACATATGACGAATATCATCGCTATCTAGTAGATTCGTTAATTTTGTAGTTCCTGAAGCTAATGCAGCTAAAAGTAGCGCTCGGTTAGATACACTTTTTGAACCCGGCAAATTGATTTGCCCATTAATTTTTGAGATAGGTTGAAGAGTTAAGCTTTCCATGTTTGCGTAAAAATTCCTGTACAAATAAATAATAATGTCATGATCAATATTTCATGACTGCTTCAGCTTTAATTGTTATTTTTTGTTATTCTTCATACTTTCAGAGTAACGAAAACCAACGCGATGTGCCAGAGGCAATATCGTCTCTATTGACCTAAAAATAATGAATAGTGATTTCTTTTATCTATGACTATCTACTTACCTGAGCTTATTCCATCTCATTCGACAGTTTTTCCTGATATAGAGAACGCATTAAATAACCCAG encodes:
- the aroA gene encoding 3-phosphoshikimate 1-carboxyvinyltransferase; amino-acid sequence: MESLTLQPISKINGQINLPGSKSVSNRALLLAALASGTTKLTNLLDSDDIRHMLNALKALGVEYKLSADKTECEVTGLGRAFEPNEALELFLGNAGTAMRPLAAALCLGQGEFVLTGEPRMKERPIGHLVTALKAAGADVEYLENENYPPLKIKGTGLHGGTVEIDGSISSQFLTAFLMAAPLSTQETTIKIVGDLVSKPYIDITLDIMATFGVKIENQNYQTFVVPANQTYVAPGDFLVEGDASSASYFLAAAAIKGGEVKVTGIGKKSIQGDVQFADALAAMGTEIEWGDDYVIARKGELNAIDMDFNHIPDAAMTIATTALFAKGTTSIRNVYNWRVKETDRLAAMATELRKVGAVVEEGEDYITITPPASLQHASIDTYDDHRMAMCFSLVALSDTPVTINDPGCTSKTFPDYFDKLKELSC